A window from Drosophila subobscura isolate 14011-0131.10 chromosome O, UCBerk_Dsub_1.0, whole genome shotgun sequence encodes these proteins:
- the LOC117896073 gene encoding GPI transamidase component PIG-S-like isoform X2, whose amino-acid sequence METTSVSTVKPKRKDKSEDKYRIGATIAFIVVIIGIGVPMWWKTTTVYRVTLPSNAILGLSEQPIKTAVQVAIYTQGSSRAQLLIGELQSAFNDSEIWNVEFKHLTLPTGAKEAHTPAALEKLLLQEHPQSVGDFMFIEWPKMQEEVLLTTERSALMRSDTTANKLAQVLHSKILQTYRINQILSTDDRLGAKSEAPQPAYDVIVSVLNPKPRLTHAQWNISMAVKTYVEPWLAQVSDISNYTVRTQWKYRVAIEANLKQVRDESKLGRHYALQEADLPHLLTSISQNLSASTTDKPAINLVVYIPPCKTAPLHIYNSKQQLLTRNGVDAFISPPWGGVIIANPPESVCLAYANDEQPLPYHVSTTDNMQVMLDQLHKLLDISSELQMEGVKTVDIEQLAPRRWEYEAYLRRSAIRHIATASRTLQSLINLLDQISYIVINDDVAAAITSSYADILAAKVALLEHRLGDASALAKRAFVASERGFFDASLLAQLYFPDEQKYAIYIPLFLPVLVPVLSSFNMLRRVLQNLRKEKQH is encoded by the exons ATGGAAACGACAAGCGTCAGCACAGTTAAGCCCAAACGAAAAGATAAATCCGAAG ATAAATACCGCATTGGAGCGACGATCGCCTTCATTGTAGTCATCATTGGAATTGGCGTGCCAATGTGGTGGAAAACCACAACAGTCTACAG AGTCACTTTGCCTTCGAACGCCATACTGGGCCTGAGCGAGCAGCCCATCAAAACGGCTGTGCAGGTGGCCATCTACACACAGGGCTCCAGTCGCGCCCAGCTGCTCATCGGCGAGCTGCAAAGTGCATTTAACGATAGCG AAATCTGGAACGTGGAATTTAAACATTTGACTTTACCGACCGGAGCCAAGGAAGCGCATACGCCTGCAGCAttggagaagctgctgctgcaggagcaccCTCAAAGTGTGGGCGACTTTATGTTCATTGAGTGGCCCAAGATGCAGGAGGAAGTGCTGCTTACCACGGAACGTTCAGCGCTCATGCGCAGCGATACAA CTGCCAATAAGCTAGCGCAGGTGCTGCACTCGAAAATCCTGCAGACATATCGCATCAATCAAATACTCAGCACAGACGATCGACTGGGCGCCAAGTCCGAGGCGCCACAGCCCGCCTACGATGTCATTGTGTCCGTGCTGAATCCCAAGCCGCGTCTGACCCACGCCCAGTGGAACATTTCAATGGCTGTGAAGA CTTATGTGGAGCCTTGGCTGGCGCAAGTGTCGGACATATCCAACTATACGGTGCGCACGCAATGGAAGTATCGTGTAGCCATCGAGGCCAATCTGAAGCAGGTGCGCGATGAGAGCAAGCTGGGTCGCCACTATGCCCTGCAGGAGGCGGATCTGCCACATCTGCTGACCTCCATATCGCAAAATCTGAGTGCCAGCACCACGGACAAGCCGGCCATCAATCTGGTGGTGTACATTCCGCCCTGCAAGACCGCGCCCCTGCACATCtacaacagcaagcagcagctgctgacgCGCAACGGCGTGGATGCATTTATATCGCCACCTTGGGGAGGCGTCATCATTGCCAATCCGCCGGAGAGCGTGTGCCTGGCGTATGCGAATGACGAGCAGCCGCTGCCCTATCATGTCAGCACCACGGACAACATGCAGGTGATGCTCGATCAGCTGCACAAGCTGCTCGACATCAGCAGCGAGCTACAGATGGAGGGCGTCAAGACGGTGGACATTGAGCAGTTGGCACCGCGCCGCTGGGAGTACGAGGCCTACCTCAGACGCAGCGCCATTCGGCACATTGCCACGGCCAGTCGAACGCTGCAGAGCCTCATTAACCTGTTGG ATCAAATCAGTTATATTGTGATAAACGATGATGTGGCCGCGGCCATAACGAGCTCTTATGCCGACATTCTGGCCGCCAAGGTCGCTCTACTGGAGCATCGACTGGGCGATGCTTCCGCGCTGGCCAAGCGCGCATTTGTGGCCTCGGAGCGGGGCTTCTTTGATGCCAGTCTGCTGGCGCAGCTCTACTTCCCCGATGAACAAAAGTACGCCATTTACATTCCACTCTTCCTGCCCGTCCTCGTGCCCGTGCTCAGTTCCTTCAACATGCTGCGCAGAGTGCTGCAAAACTTAcggaaggagaagcagcactAA
- the LOC117896073 gene encoding prolyl 3-hydroxylase sudestada1-like isoform X1 produces the protein METTSVSTVKPKRKDKSEDVQEERQKEEETPSGEPQRKLLRLGETLDKPLAVPEVQLNAVYQQKELTQWLQTTWTKAKGGETVKDDKTGAQVFGDPFQICLLPGLLAEGTSKALVSEIIDKVTWSRKQMDLYEFYQSTDLSNMPRCRLLTNFLQVLRKQVRPWLEKVTNLKLDYVSASCSMYTCGDYLLVHDDLLKDRQIAFIYYLSPWEGAEEWNETQGGSLEIFSSDSQCFPQFPVHRKIAPKDNQFAFFKVGSRSFHQVGEVTTFDYPRLTINGWFHGETNEAFVPDSMRAFPRLSYLQPDSSSKQQPLALLLNNVYLKTATRRSIQKRIEENSEICLYEFFKREKFELARAQLLNDSDSLVWRRQGPANAHNYEVMDLSTARGTIQELLQLFRSNAMFDLLRDFTDLDLSGADAVTPKCSVELQRWSHGNYTVLGDGLVSEENTLDLVYYLNAAEGAAVITYLSPDGELPNEKQKQTSGSDEEDDDSVLLTISPVDNALNIVYRCEGTTKFTKYVSRNTPLEKGPVFVISCSYKE, from the exons ATGGAAACGACAAGCGTCAGCACAGTTAAGCCCAAACGAAAAGATAAATCCGAAG ACGTACAAGAGGAGAGGCAGAAGGAAGAGGAGACGCCGAGTGGCGAGCCACAGAGGAAGCTACTGCGCCTCGGCGAAACTCTGGACAAACCGCTGGCCGTGCCGGAGGTGCAACTAAATGCGGTCTATCAGCAAAAGGAGCTCACGCAGTGGCTACAGACGACATGGACAAAGGCGAAGGGCGGCGAGACCGTCAAAGATGATAAAACCGGCGCACAAGTGTTTGGTGATCCGTTTCAgatttgcctgctgccaggCCTGCTGGCGGAGGGCACCAGCAAAGCTCTGGTGTCCGAAATCATTGACAAAGTTACATGGTCGCGCAAGCAGATGGACCTGTACGAGTTCTACCAAAGCACAGATCTGTCCAACATGCCCCGCTGTCGGCTGCTCACAAATTTCCTGCAAGTGTTGCGCAAACAAGTCCGCCCCTGGCTGGAGAAGGTGACGAACCTGAAGCTGGACTACGTGTCGGCCTCCTGCAGCATGTACACCTGCGGCGACTATCTGCTGGTGCACGACGACCTGCTCAAGGACCGACAAATAGCCTTCATCTACTACCTGTCGCCCTGGGAGGGCGCTGAGGAGTGGAACGAGACGCAAGGCGGCAGCCTGGAGATCTTCTCCAGCGACTCCCAGTGCTTTCCCCAGTTCCCAGTGCATCGCAAAATAGCCCCCAAAGataatcaatttgcattctTCAAAGTCGGCTCGCGCTCCTTTCACCAGGTGGGCGAGGTGACCACATTCGACTACCCGCGTCTCACCATCAACGGCTGGTTTCACGGCGAAACGAACGAGGCCTTCGTACCGGACTCCATGCGCGCCTTTCCCCGCCTGAGCTACCTGCAGCCGGACAGCTCGAGCAAACAACAGCCGCTGGCCCTTCTGCTCAATAATGTCTACCTAAAGACGGCCACGCGACGCAGTATTCAGAAGCGCATCGAGGAGAACTCGGAAATCTGCCTCTATGAATTCTTCAAACGCGAAAAGTTCGAGCTGGCTCGGGCGCAGCTCTTGAACGACTCGGACTCGCTGGTCTGGCGGCGGCAGGGACCCGCCAATGCCCACAATTACGAGGTCATGGATCTGAGCACAGCAAGGGGCACGatccaggagctgctgcagctgttccgCAGCAATGCCATGTTCGATCTGCTGCGCGACTTCACCGACCTCGACTTGAGTGGCGCCGACGCCGTGACGCCCAAATGCAGCGTGGAGCTGCAGCGATGGTCGCACGGGAACTACACTGTCCTCGGCGATGGGCTGGTTAGCGAGGAGAACACACTCGATCTGGTCTACTATCTGAATGCGGCGGAAGGTGCTGCAGTCATCACATACCTCTCGCCCGACGGCGAGCTGCCCaacgagaagcagaagcagacatCGGGCTCtgatgaggaggatgacgatTCAGTGCTGCTCACCATATCGCCCGTGGACAATGCCCTGAACATTGTCTACCGCTGCGAGGGCACCACCAAGTTTACCAAATACGTGTCGCGCAATACGCCCTTGGAGAAGGGACCCGTTTTTGTTATATCCTGCAGCTACAAGGAGTAG